A genomic region of Raphanus sativus cultivar WK10039 chromosome 6, ASM80110v3, whole genome shotgun sequence contains the following coding sequences:
- the LOC108807239 gene encoding uncharacterized protein LOC108807239 yields the protein MKRIPRIKFPKRHSSSSSSAISSGTGPRSGSVAGGEKNVTASSDVPAAPKNTADGGKASLQPKRTPVSDKEIESIMLGGCI from the exons ATGAAGAGAATTCCTCGTATCAAATTTCCTAAGAgacactcttcttcttcgtcctctGCTATTTCCTCAG GTACTGGACCGAGGTCGGGATCTGTTGCCGGCGGCGAGAAAAATGTGACGGCGAGTTCAGATGTCCCGGCGGCTCCGAAGAACACTGCTGATGGAGGAAAAGCATCTTTGCAGCCGAAACGCACACCTGTCTCCGACAAGGAAATCGAGTCTATAATG TTGGGAGGTTGCATCTGA
- the LOC108807238 gene encoding GDSL esterase/lipase At4g10955-like encodes MEEEEDTVKEGLMASPREIFSISGPIHLTSIDWNNSYHRTSVASCLVQAVYTLERDRQQNRIGLKSQAHHWWEFFNFTLAETLIDQSDGSIYGAVFQYKLFSYNYHNTPYSKTPPLHVIAFRGTIMKPHSRSRDLRLDLRCIRDSLHDSTRFVHAIEVIKTAVAKTGNAAVWLAGHSLGAAVALLAGKIMTRSGFPLECYLFNPPFSSIPIEKLVKSEKLKHGVRFAGSLVKAGVAIAVKGRHHHNKGQEDDSFMKLASWIPYLYVNPLDPICSEYIGYFNHRNKMFEIGAGKIERIATRNSLRSLLSGGGGGSSCSDSSSEPLHLLPSAYMTINTSKSPDFKRAHGIHQWWDPMFSGEYILHQFNQ; translated from the exons atggaagaagaagaagatactgTGAAAGAGGGGCTAATGGCCTCTCCAAGAGAAATCTTCAGCATTTCTGGTCCCATCCATCTAACTTCCATTGATTG GAATAATTCATACCATAGAACCTCGGTGGCATCATGTTTGGTACAAGCAGTGTACACATTGGAGCGAGACCGACAGCAAAACCGGATTGGTCTCAAGTCACAAGCACATCATTGGTGGGAGTTTTTCAACTTCACTTTAGCCGAAACTCTAATAGACCAATCAGACGGATCCATATACGGCGCCGTTTTCCAGTACAAACTTTTCTCTTACAATTACCATAATACCCCTTACTCCAAAACACCACCTCTTCACGTGATCGCGTTCCGCGGCACCATCATGAAGCCGCACTCTCGGTCGCGTGACCTTAGGCTAGACCTACGCTGCATCCGAGACAGCCTCCACGACAGCACAAGATTCGTGCATGCGATAGAGGTGATCAAAACCGCAGTTGCTAAAACTGGCAATGCAGCCGTGTGGCTCGCCGGACATTCTCTTGGTGCCGCTGTGGCTTTGCTCGCCGGGAAGATTATGACGAGGTCTGGTTTCCCTCTCGAGTGTTACCTTTTCAATCCTCCTTTCTCATCTATTCCGATAGAGAAGCTAGTGAAGAGCGAGAAGCTTAAACATGGAGTTAGATTTGCTGGAAGTCTAGTCAAAGCCGGAGTAGCCATTGCTGTCAAGGGTCGCCACCATCACAATAAG GGTCAAGAAGACGATTCGTTTATGAAACTAGCATCATGGATACCTTATTTGTATGTGAATCCCTTAGACCCAATCTGCTCGGAATACATTGGTTACTTCAACCACAGAAACAAAATGTTTGAGATAGGAGCTGGAAAAATAGAGAGGATCGCTACAAGGAACTCGCTTAGGAGTCTGTTatccggaggaggaggaggaagttCTTGTTCTGATTCTTCATCGGAACCTCTTCATCTTTTACCATCGGCGTATATGACAATAAACACCAGCAAATCACCTGATTTTAAGAGGGCTCATGGGATCCATCAATGGTGGGATCCAATGTTCAGTGGTGAATATATTTTGCATCAGTTTAATCAATGA
- the LOC108807855 gene encoding plasmodesmata-located protein 6-like, translating into MASPKEMSSIKTVISIPVAILAIYFLTNWLYPSVNPLVYYHQCSPPKHFTGAASKPKVNSLLSMFVNSASIYTYNNLTVNGNYGLHQCRGDLSSDECVSCVAQAVRLLQSNSEGETGCALQLEGCLVKYDNVVFFGVADKTAMVMSCGTPTGYKYKSEELTQANALVDKVLANSGTSYRVERSGEAQAVAQCTGDLSATDCQDCLMEAIQRLKLQPFCGTSTWGDVYLAKCYVGYSSHGAIGEEFKKGIRAKHVATQRNLVYMRTAGLFDLIKSLWSYFFYVFVLGILFCVCLFLFG; encoded by the exons ATGGCATCGCCGAAAGAGATGTCATCGataaaaacggttatctcgatcCCTGTCGCCATCTTAGCCATATATTTTCTCACAAACTGGTTATATCCCTCTGTGAATCCATTAGTCTACTACCACCAATGCTCTCCACCAAAGCACTTCACCGGAGCAGCTTCCAAGCCAAAAGTCAACTCGCTACTCAGCATGTTCGTCAACTCAGCTTCTATCTACACATACAACAATCTCACTGTCAACGGAAACTACGGACTGCACCAGTGCCGGGGTGATCTATCCTCCGATGAGTGCGTAAGTTGTGTCGCCCAAGCTGTTCGCCTGCtccaaagtaacagcgaaggcgAGACCGGCTGCGCATTGCAGCTCGAAGGCTGTTTAGTGAAGTACGACAACGTTGTGTTCTTTGGCGTGGCCGATAAGACGGCCATGGTTATGAGTTGCGGGACACCGACTGGGTATAAGTATAAGTCGGAAGAGTTGACTCAGGCTAATGCGTTGGTTGATAAAGTGCTTGCAAATAGTGGTACGTCATACAGAGTGGAGAGGTCAGGGGAAGCGCAAGCTGTAGCGCAGTGCACCGGTGATCTTAGTGCAACCGATTGTCAAGACTGTTTGATGGAAGCGATCCAACGGCTGAAACTTCAACCATTTTGCGGAACAAGCACTTGGGGTGACGTCTACTTAGCCAAGTGCTACGTTGGTTACTCGTCGCATGGAGCCATCGGTGAAG AGTTCAAGAAAGGTATTCGGGCTAAGCACGTGGCGACCCAAAGGAATTTGGTATATATGAGGACAGCAGGTTTATTTGATCTAATTAAATCATTATGGTCAtactttttttatgtttttgttttgggtatattattttgtgtgtGTCTTTTTTTATTCGGATGA